The following proteins are co-located in the Lepisosteus oculatus isolate fLepOcu1 chromosome 9, fLepOcu1.hap2, whole genome shotgun sequence genome:
- the cnn3a gene encoding calponin-3a, giving the protein MTQFNKGPAYGLSAEVKSKIAQKYDSQKEEELRYWIEDVTGMPIGDNFQKGLKDGVILCELINKIQPGSVKKINHSKLNWHKLENLGNFIKAILTYGLKPNDIFEANDLFENGNMTQVQTTLLALASMAKTKGIGSKVDIGVKYADKQTRQFDEEKLKAGQCVIGLQMGTNKCASQAGMTAYGTRRHLYDPKTQADRPYDQTTISLQMGTNKGASQAGMAAPGTRRDIFDQKVAQQPVDCSTISLQMGTNKVASQKGMSVYGLGRQVYDPKYCASPTEPVIHTNGSQGTGTNGSEISDSDYQAEYPEEYQGNYNDEYHGHYNDQGIDY; this is encoded by the exons ATCGCACAAAAATATGATTCCCAGAAGGAGGAGGAACTGCGGTACTGGATCGAGGATGTCACTGGCATGCCTATTGGAGACAATTTCCAAAAGGGTCTCAAAGATGGTGTGATCCTATGCGA atTAATTAACAAAATTCAGCCTGGCTCCGTGAAAAAAATCAACCATTCCAAACTCAACTGGCACAAG CTGGAGAATCTTGGCAATTTCATCAAAGCGATTTTAACTTATGGGTTGAAGCCCAATGACATCTTTGAAGCAAATGATCTCTTTGAAAATGGCAACATGACGCAAGTTCAGACCACGCTGCTAGCCTTGGCCAGTATG GCTAAAACCAAAGGTATTGGCTCAAAGGTTGACATTGGTGTGAAATATGCAGACAAGCAAACAAGACAGTTTGATGAAGAGAAGTTAAAAGCTGGCCAATGTGTTATTGGGCTTCAG ATGGGAACTAACAAATGTGCTAGCCAGGCTGGCATGACTGCGTACGGAACCAGGAGACATCTTTACGACCCAAAGACGCAGGCAGACAGGCCATATGACCAGACAACCATCAGCTTGCAAATGGGAACCAACAAAGGAGCCAGCCAG GCTGGTATGGCAGCTCCAGGAACCAGAAGAGACATCTTTGATCAAAAGGTGGCACAACAGCCAGTGGACTGCTCCACCATTTCCCTACAGATGGGCACCAACAAAGTGGCCTCTCAGAAGGGCATGAGCGTCTATGGGCTGGGACGGCAGGTGTACGATCCCAAGTACTGTGCTTCTCCCACAGAGCCAGTGATACACACCAATGGCAGTCAAGGAACAGGAACAAATGGCTCTGAGATCAGTGACAGTGACTACCAAGCAGAATACCCAGAGGAGTATCAAGGCAACTACAATGATGAATACCATGGGCACTACAACGATCAAGGCATAGATTATTAG